A region of the Methylobacterium nodulans ORS 2060 genome:
TTTCACGGAGCTTCGACATGACCCGCCCGGACGACGACCCGACCCGCGCGGCGCGCCTCGCGCGCTTCCAGCCGCTGTCCGGCATGGCGATGCCGCGTTTCGCGGGGCTCGCCAGCCTGATGCGCCTGCCGGTGCTGACGCCTAAGGAGGCCGTCGCCGAGCCGATCGATATCGGCCTCTTCGGCATCCCCTTCGACAGCGCCACCACGAACCGGCCGGGGGCACGGCTCGGGCCGCGGGGCGTGCGCGAGCAATCGGCCCTGATGCGCCTCGTCAACCACGCCACGGGCGTGTGCCCCTACGAACTCTGCGCCTGCGCGGATCTCGGCGACGTGCCGGTCAATCCCGCCGACGTTGTCGACACGCTGGCGCGTATCGAGGCCTTCACGGCGCCGCTGCACGCGGCCGGCCTGACCCTGCTCGCCATTGGCGGCGACCACCTCGTCACCTATCCGCTGCTGCGCACGCTGGGCCGGGACGCACCCGTGGGGCTCATCCACATCGACGCGCACAGCGACACGACGGACAGCTATTTCGGCGGCGCCAAGCTCACCCACGGCACCCCGTTCCGCCGGGCCATCGAGGATGGCGTGCTCGATCCGAAGCGCAGCGTGCAGATCGGCATTCGCGGCACGCTCTACGCCCGGGACGAGCGCCGATGGGCCCTCGATCAGGGCATCCGCATCATCGAGATGGAGCGCGTCATCGCGCAGGGCCTGCCCGCCGTGGTGACCGAGGCCCGGGCGGTGGTCGGCGCCGGGCCGACCTACCTGAGCTTCGACATCGACTCGATCGATCCCGCCTTCGCCCCCGGCACCGGCACGCCCGAGATCGGTGGCTTCACCTCGCGCGAGGCGCTGTTCCTGGTCCGGGGGCTGCGCGGCCTCGATCTCGTGGGGGCCGACGTGGTGGAGGTCGCCCCGCCCCTCGACCCCTCCGGCACCACCGCGCTCGTCGGCGCGACCTTCGCCTTCGAGCTGCTGTGCCTGCTCGCCGAGGCGCGGGCGCGGCGCCGGGGCTGATACCAACGGTCATTTCCATGTGACCGTTGGTTCCGTTCTCGGATTTTCGCCAAGCCTCGGATTTTCGCCAAGCCTCGTCACAAAGCCTTTGGCTTGGCATCGACAATGCGAGACAGGTCGACGGCCCGATGCGTGAGCATGCGCGGCAGCACCTGGCTTACGTCAGCAGCCTGGGCCGTTGGTATGATCCGTGAGCCGGCCTCCCCTCTCCCAC
Encoded here:
- the speB gene encoding agmatinase: MTRPDDDPTRAARLARFQPLSGMAMPRFAGLASLMRLPVLTPKEAVAEPIDIGLFGIPFDSATTNRPGARLGPRGVREQSALMRLVNHATGVCPYELCACADLGDVPVNPADVVDTLARIEAFTAPLHAAGLTLLAIGGDHLVTYPLLRTLGRDAPVGLIHIDAHSDTTDSYFGGAKLTHGTPFRRAIEDGVLDPKRSVQIGIRGTLYARDERRWALDQGIRIIEMERVIAQGLPAVVTEARAVVGAGPTYLSFDIDSIDPAFAPGTGTPEIGGFTSREALFLVRGLRGLDLVGADVVEVAPPLDPSGTTALVGATFAFELLCLLAEARARRRG